Sequence from the Pantanalinema sp. genome:
CCAGTTCGCGCCCGAGGGAGCGCGGGCGCCGCGCCTCTGGTGATCACCTAAGCTTCACCGACTCTTAAGACAAGCTATCCCCGATCTTCACGATAACGAATCCAGCACCCTCGTCGCACCGCTCTTGCCTGATCGGAGGATTCGCCTTGAAGCTTCGCACCACCCGTCTTTCCCTGGCCCTCGGCGCTCTCGCCTCCATCGTGCTTGCCGGCTGCGGCGTCCCCGACACCGGCAGCGCCATCCGCAGCGGCGGCCAGACCGTCGCCCTGAGCAACGTCTACTCGGTGGGCGGCCAGGCCCAGCTGATCGTCAAGCGCAAGAGCGACAACGCCGCCGCGCTGAGGATCAGCGGCGTCAAGCGCCTGCGCCTCACCCAGATGCCCGGCGTCGAGGTCGACGCGGTGACCGACGGCGACGTGGAGCGCGCCATCCAGCGCGTCGAGGCCGATCCCTCGGTCGAGTACGTCGAGCCCAACTTCCGCATGATCATCCCCAAGACCCTCGAGGATGCGGCCGAGGCCTCGCGCAACCGCGCCGCGGACCCCAACTTCCAGGGCTCCTACGGCCCCAAGCTGATCCGCGCGCTGGACGCCCACGCCAGGACCACCGGCGAGGGCCAGGTCATCGCCGTGGTGGACACCGGCCTCGATCTCACCCACCCCGACTTCGCCGGCAAGCTCGTCGCCGGCGTCAACACCGCCGAGCCCGGCAAGACGGCCGCGGACGACCAGGGCCACGGCACCAACTGCGCCGGCATCGCCGGCAGCAAGAAGAACGACCAGCAGGGCTACATCGGCGTGGCCCCCGGCGCCAAGCTGATGCCCATCAAGGTGCTGGGCGCCGACGGCTCGGGCTCCGACGCCTCGGTCGCCGAGGGCATCCGCTGGGCCGCCGACCACGGCGCCACGGTCATCAGCCTGAGCCTGGGCGGCCCGGGCGCGACCAAGACCGGCGCCGAGGCCGTCAAGTACGCCCTGAGCAAGGGCGCGGTGGTCGTCGCCGCCATGGGCAACAACGGCACCGGCGCCGAGAGCTACCCGGCGGCCTACCCCGGCGTCATCTCGGTCGGCGCCACCGACATCAACGACAAGGTCACGAGCTTCTCCCAGTACGGCAAGTGGATCTCGGTGACCGCCCCCGGCTACAGCATCCTCAACAGCTTCCCCACCTACCGCGTCTCCGGGCTGACCCAGTACGAGAAGAACAAGGCCGGCATGGAGAAGTACGGGATGAAGATGGCCCTCGGCTACTGCTACATGACCGGCACCTCCCAGGCCACCCCTCACGTCGCGGGCCTCGCCGCCCTGGTGCGCGCCGCCAACCCCGGCCTCTCCCCCGCCCAGATCAAGGCCAAGATCGAGGGGGCCTCGGCCCACACCGCCGGCATGTCGGGCGCCTTCGACATCCACTACGGCTACGGCCGCGTCGACGCCCTCAAGTCGCTCTAAACCCAACGCCCGAGGGGGGGAAGCCGGATGGCTTCCCCCCCTTTCTCGTGCCCGGGACCTAACAGATAGTGGTGAAGCGAAACGTCTGGCCGGAAGGAAACCCCACTGTTTGAGGCGAAGCCGAGTTTGGGGCTTCCTGGAAGCAAGGCGTTGAGCGAAACCACGTTCCGCTCAGAAGTAGCGCAGCGCCTTGAAGGTGATGGTCAGCACCAGGGCGATCGCTATCATCAGGCCGAGGGCGAACTCGTAGCCCCACTTCCACGAGAGCTCCGGCATGTGCGGGAAGTTCATGCCGTAGATGCCCGCCACCAGGGTGACGCTCATCAGGACCGCCGAGATGGAGGTCAGGCGCTTCATGGTGTCGTTGGTGCGGTTGGCGATGACCGACAGGTAGGCATCGATCGCCCCCGACACCAGGTCGCGGTAGGTGTCGATGGAGTCCGCCACGCGGATCAGGTGATCGTAGACGTCCTGCAGGTAGACCGCGGTCCCGGGCGCGATCAGGTGGCTCTCGCGTCGCAGCAGCAGGAGGCACACGTCGCGGGTCGGCGCCACGACCTTGCGCATGAGCAGCAGGTCCTTCTTGAGGGTGAAGATCCGGGTGATCACCGACTGCTCGAAGCGCTCGAACAGC
This genomic interval carries:
- a CDS encoding S8 family serine peptidase; its protein translation is MKLRTTRLSLALGALASIVLAGCGVPDTGSAIRSGGQTVALSNVYSVGGQAQLIVKRKSDNAAALRISGVKRLRLTQMPGVEVDAVTDGDVERAIQRVEADPSVEYVEPNFRMIIPKTLEDAAEASRNRAADPNFQGSYGPKLIRALDAHARTTGEGQVIAVVDTGLDLTHPDFAGKLVAGVNTAEPGKTAADDQGHGTNCAGIAGSKKNDQQGYIGVAPGAKLMPIKVLGADGSGSDASVAEGIRWAADHGATVISLSLGGPGATKTGAEAVKYALSKGAVVVAAMGNNGTGAESYPAAYPGVISVGATDINDKVTSFSQYGKWISVTAPGYSILNSFPTYRVSGLTQYEKNKAGMEKYGMKMALGYCYMTGTSQATPHVAGLAALVRAANPGLSPAQIKAKIEGASAHTAGMSGAFDIHYGYGRVDALKSL